One window of the Deinobacterium chartae genome contains the following:
- a CDS encoding carboxymuconolactone decarboxylase family protein yields MTQRINYRSADPAAYQAVLGLERYLAQSGLDSRVLELIRLRASQINGCAFCIDLHARDARRAGESEERIYLLSAWREAPHFSEAERAVLALTEQVTLIGQGGVSDEVYQQVRCHYDEAQVVALILAISTINVWNRIAIATRMAPPLAPKT; encoded by the coding sequence GTGACCCAACGCATCAACTACCGCAGCGCTGATCCTGCCGCCTACCAGGCCGTTTTAGGCCTCGAGCGCTACTTGGCCCAGAGTGGGCTGGATTCCAGGGTGCTCGAGCTGATTCGACTGCGCGCCTCACAGATCAACGGCTGCGCGTTCTGTATCGACTTGCATGCCCGTGACGCCCGACGCGCCGGAGAAAGCGAGGAGCGGATCTACCTGCTCTCCGCCTGGCGCGAGGCCCCGCACTTTTCCGAAGCCGAGCGGGCCGTGCTGGCCCTGACCGAGCAGGTCACCCTGATCGGTCAGGGCGGGGTGAGCGACGAGGTGTACCAGCAGGTGCGCTGTCACTACGATGAGGCCCAGGTGGTCGCGCTCATCCTGGCGATCTCCACCATCAACGTATGGAACCGCATTGCCATCGCGACCCGCATGGCTCCGCCGCTCGCCCCCAAAACCTGA
- a CDS encoding secondary thiamine-phosphate synthase enzyme YjbQ, with the protein MSPLWFQTEVTLRPRPRGFHLITREVQEALPELSRLEVGVLHVFVQHTSAALTLNENASPDVRRDFARYFDRAVPDGAAYFEHTLEGPDDMPAHIKAALLGSSLTLPVRAGRLALGTWQGIYLCELRERGGPRQLVLTAQGQGR; encoded by the coding sequence ATGAGCCCGCTCTGGTTTCAGACCGAAGTAACCCTGCGCCCCAGGCCGAGGGGCTTTCACCTGATCACCCGCGAGGTGCAAGAAGCCCTGCCCGAACTGTCCCGCCTCGAGGTCGGTGTGCTGCACGTGTTCGTGCAGCACACCTCGGCGGCCCTGACCCTCAACGAGAACGCCTCGCCGGACGTGCGGCGCGACTTCGCCCGCTACTTCGACCGGGCCGTTCCCGACGGGGCAGCGTACTTTGAGCACACCCTCGAGGGGCCCGACGACATGCCGGCGCACATCAAGGCGGCGCTGCTGGGCAGCAGCCTGACCCTGCCGGTGCGCGCAGGGCGGCTGGCACTGGGCACCTGGCAGGGCATTTACCTGTGCGAGTTGCGCGAGCGGGGCGGGCCCCGGCAACTGGTTCTGACCGCGCAGGGTCAGGGCCGCTGA
- a CDS encoding response regulator transcription factor — translation MHLLIQTTNSQLEALLANTFEATGFTLQLVTSYEQLLAKLPCADALLLDVAQEAACTQRILHLRTVYPTVPLLVIHAPESSASRANILLSGADDCLGELLEPRELLARLRSVLRRSGYKTELRCGDTVIQPLLGEVWVRGSRVHLPERECALLMALAAKPDEVRSNVQLAERLGIPTSKRESHQAVHTSVSSLRRILQRINIDPNSIRNIRGQGYALQLTPLNSYA, via the coding sequence ATGCACCTACTGATTCAGACGACCAATTCACAACTCGAAGCCCTCTTGGCCAATACTTTTGAAGCAACGGGCTTCACCTTGCAGCTGGTCACCAGCTATGAGCAACTCCTCGCCAAGTTGCCCTGCGCCGATGCGTTACTGCTCGACGTCGCCCAAGAAGCAGCGTGTACCCAGCGCATCCTCCACCTGCGTACCGTTTACCCGACGGTACCGCTGCTGGTGATTCACGCACCCGAGAGCAGCGCTTCCCGTGCCAACATCTTGCTGTCCGGCGCAGATGACTGCCTGGGTGAACTGCTGGAGCCGCGCGAACTGCTGGCCCGCCTGCGCTCGGTGCTGCGCCGATCCGGTTACAAGACCGAGCTGCGCTGCGGCGATACGGTGATTCAGCCTCTGCTGGGCGAGGTTTGGGTGCGCGGCAGCCGCGTACACCTGCCGGAGCGGGAATGTGCGCTGCTGATGGCCTTGGCCGCCAAACCGGATGAAGTTCGCAGCAACGTGCAGTTGGCCGAACGCCTGGGAATTCCGACCAGCAAACGTGAAAGCCACCAGGCCGTTCACACCTCGGTCAGCAGTCTGCGGCGCATCTTGCAGCGCATCAACATCGATCCCAACAGCATTCGTAACATACGGGGCCAGGGTTATGCCCTGCAACTGACTCCTTTGAACAGCTACGCCTGA
- a CDS encoding ArsR/SmtB family transcription factor — translation MTRQMLSPGPAGRPDTLARATLAVPAADRVEAATALLKAVADPTRLRMLCALAVGELCVQDLAHVIGLSESATSHQLRLLREGRLVTFRKVGRVAYYRLLDHHVSALIASALEHACETAS, via the coding sequence ATGACCCGACAGATGCTTTCGCCCGGCCCGGCAGGACGGCCCGACACCCTGGCCCGCGCCACCCTCGCAGTTCCCGCCGCCGACCGGGTCGAAGCGGCCACCGCGCTGCTCAAGGCCGTGGCCGACCCGACCCGGCTGCGCATGCTGTGCGCGCTGGCGGTCGGAGAGCTGTGCGTGCAGGACCTGGCCCACGTGATCGGACTGAGCGAATCGGCGACCAGCCACCAGCTGCGGCTGCTGCGCGAAGGCCGACTGGTGACCTTCCGCAAGGTGGGACGGGTGGCGTACTACCGCCTGCTCGACCATCACGTGAGCGCCCTGATCGCCAGCGCACTCGAGCACGCTTGCGAAACCGCAAGCTGA
- a CDS encoding SRPBCC family protein: MRVQLDIDILQPAEQIWPILADWTQDFSWRYNLIRVKQSRPGQVESGTLVFEVVRLLGRNLLNIAMITTLEEGRRCCFQAIGADYRLEGERSCTPTAQGTRVTLALDFELPARQRLLTPLVAYAWRRSERHNLRSLKTLIEGTPRTAHVASRELVLP, from the coding sequence ATGCGCGTCCAACTTGACATTGATATTCTCCAGCCCGCCGAACAGATCTGGCCCATCCTGGCCGACTGGACCCAGGATTTTAGCTGGCGTTACAACCTGATCCGGGTGAAACAGAGCCGCCCCGGCCAGGTCGAATCGGGCACCCTGGTCTTTGAGGTCGTGCGACTGCTGGGACGCAACCTACTCAACATCGCCATGATCACCACCCTCGAGGAAGGCCGACGTTGCTGCTTTCAGGCGATCGGCGCCGATTACCGCCTCGAGGGCGAGCGAAGCTGCACGCCCACCGCGCAGGGTACCCGGGTCACCCTGGCGCTCGATTTCGAGCTGCCTGCGCGCCAGCGGCTGCTCACACCGCTGGTGGCCTACGCCTGGCGGCGCTCCGAGCGCCACAACCTGCGCTCGCTCAAGACCCTGATCGAGGGCACCCCGCGCACGGCGCACGTTGCATCGCGCGAACTCGTCCTCCCCTGA
- a CDS encoding YetF domain-containing protein, which produces MDVIFRALSVYLFLLLLFRVSGKRTFSDMTSFDFVMLLIIAETTQQALLGDDFSITNALLLIVTLFATDVLLSMIKRKSTAAEKLLDGTPLLLVEHGQPLHERLSRARVDEGDILAAAREKQGLERFDQIKYAVLERNGSISIIPKSE; this is translated from the coding sequence GTGGACGTCATCTTTCGTGCCCTGAGCGTGTACCTGTTTCTGTTGCTGCTGTTTCGGGTATCGGGCAAACGCACCTTCTCGGACATGACCTCGTTCGACTTCGTGATGCTGCTGATCATCGCCGAGACCACACAGCAGGCCCTGCTGGGCGATGATTTCTCGATCACCAACGCGCTGCTGCTGATCGTGACCCTGTTCGCCACCGACGTGCTGCTCTCAATGATCAAGCGCAAATCCACCGCCGCCGAGAAACTGCTCGACGGTACTCCGCTGCTGCTGGTCGAACACGGCCAGCCCCTGCACGAACGGCTGAGCAGGGCCCGGGTAGACGAGGGGGATATCCTGGCAGCCGCCCGCGAAAAGCAGGGCCTCGAGCGCTTTGACCAGATCAAGTACGCAGTGCTCGAACGCAACGGCAGCATCTCGATCATTCCGAAAAGCGAGTGA
- a CDS encoding alpha-mannosidase — translation MPAPDARLRWHLTPAQRLQLLERRLEELRAWRDRTRFSLRDWTFQVPGGALQPLTLGQPWPQVDPAVSAGPAVFRANVTLPETWLGQGAELELDLGGEGLVFLEGRALGGLNPFHRRFPLPDVVGRPLEVRVEAVPKGLFGAPSQDPRLRVACAALPEGAVVALLHDLEVLVASAAALEGHDAALQLIAAAEEALAQLDWPSASEAYRARLPDGLGGWDTADLWNLPASLPEARPLEEHQRASLQEARAGLHARLRRVRELFPPQGELWLSGHAHLDLAWLWPVAETRRKGRRTFETVLNLMDRYPDFSFNQSSAQLYAWMEQQHPELFGRIRQRVLEGRLEPVGGMWVEPDAQMTGGESLARQLLYGQRYFLSRFGRASRVAWLPDTFGFSGALPQLLREAGIEGFFTTKLTWNETRSFPHDLFWWEGIDGSRVLAHSFRNAVYSAPGLGSYNGDIAPAHLHAVWKAYAGRHHAAWQGARAVGLFTYGFGDGGGGPTAEMLERFERLRDYPASPRLRHARVDDFFECLPRQNLPVWVGELYLELHRGTLSSQGRIKALHRRAEHRLLEAEAALALAAWEGAVVQDADLEAAWKTLLLNQFHDILPGSSIREVYQQAEPELEAVVDRARRVRDTAMTAGAGPGGWTVFNPALEARELCALLPAADSAPLHGGVRLAAQAVEGGLWVSAPDLRVPPLGSLTLQADPAGERLRADRPQPLEAPSGAVLENDRLRVEVACDGTLRRIFDREAQREVLAGPGNRLVVFRDHPRNWEAWDVNPDAQLPEGGETLVACRLEVLERGPLRQAVRVSYRWRDSHVTQTYRLGARSRRLEVDTRLDWHERRCLLRAFFPLNVRSPRAAFETAFGVHERPTHRNAEADAARFEVSAHRFCDLSESGYGVSLLNDGRYGHSALGSTLGLTLLRSPVYPDPSADEGEHRFCYALYPHGGDWAAARSDREAFDLNSPLVVAPGQREWRAPLCLRGLPLALAALKPAEDGNGLILRAYEAYGARGQVTLEVAPGVQLTRVNLLEDPHPWHPAPGQTAQGRFDLEVGPFEVLTLRLEPSPD, via the coding sequence ATGCCTGCTCCCGATGCCCGGCTCCGCTGGCACCTCACGCCCGCCCAGAGACTGCAACTGCTCGAGCGCCGCCTCGAGGAGCTGCGCGCCTGGCGCGACCGTACCCGTTTTTCGCTGCGGGACTGGACCTTTCAGGTGCCCGGTGGGGCCTTGCAGCCGCTGACGCTCGGCCAGCCCTGGCCGCAGGTGGATCCGGCCGTGAGCGCGGGCCCGGCGGTGTTCCGCGCGAATGTTACGCTGCCCGAGACCTGGCTGGGGCAGGGAGCCGAGCTGGAACTGGACCTGGGCGGCGAGGGCTTGGTGTTCCTCGAGGGACGCGCGCTGGGCGGCCTCAATCCTTTTCATCGCCGCTTTCCGCTGCCGGACGTGGTGGGCCGCCCGCTCGAGGTGCGGGTCGAGGCGGTTCCCAAGGGACTGTTCGGGGCCCCCTCGCAGGACCCGCGCCTGCGCGTAGCCTGCGCCGCGTTGCCCGAAGGCGCGGTGGTGGCGCTGCTGCACGACCTCGAGGTGCTGGTCGCCTCGGCGGCAGCGCTCGAGGGGCACGACGCGGCCTTGCAACTGATCGCTGCCGCCGAGGAGGCCCTCGCGCAACTGGACTGGCCCAGCGCGAGCGAGGCTTACCGGGCGCGGCTGCCGGACGGCCTGGGCGGCTGGGACACGGCTGATCTGTGGAACCTGCCCGCGTCGCTGCCCGAAGCGCGCCCGCTCGAGGAACACCAGCGGGCGTCGCTGCAAGAGGCTCGGGCCGGGCTGCACGCGCGGCTGCGAAGGGTGCGCGAGCTGTTTCCGCCGCAGGGCGAACTGTGGCTGAGCGGGCACGCCCACCTCGACCTGGCGTGGCTGTGGCCGGTTGCCGAAACCCGCCGCAAGGGACGGCGCACCTTCGAGACCGTTCTGAACCTGATGGACCGCTATCCGGACTTCAGCTTCAACCAGTCGAGCGCGCAGCTGTACGCCTGGATGGAGCAGCAGCATCCCGAGCTGTTCGGACGCATCCGCCAGCGGGTCCTCGAGGGGCGGCTCGAGCCGGTGGGCGGCATGTGGGTCGAGCCTGACGCGCAAATGACAGGCGGGGAGTCGCTCGCGCGCCAGCTGCTGTACGGACAGCGGTACTTCCTGAGCCGGTTCGGGCGTGCTTCTAGGGTCGCGTGGCTGCCCGACACCTTTGGGTTCAGCGGGGCGTTGCCGCAACTGCTGCGCGAGGCGGGCATCGAGGGCTTTTTTACCACCAAGCTGACCTGGAACGAGACCCGCAGCTTTCCGCACGACCTGTTCTGGTGGGAGGGAATCGATGGCAGCCGGGTGCTGGCCCACTCGTTCCGCAACGCGGTGTACAGTGCGCCCGGGCTGGGCAGCTACAACGGTGACATCGCTCCGGCTCACCTGCACGCGGTGTGGAAGGCCTACGCCGGACGCCATCACGCTGCCTGGCAGGGAGCGCGCGCGGTCGGGCTGTTCACCTACGGTTTCGGTGACGGCGGGGGCGGCCCGACCGCCGAGATGCTCGAGCGCTTCGAGCGCCTGCGCGACTACCCGGCCAGCCCGCGTTTGCGGCACGCGCGGGTGGACGACTTTTTCGAGTGCTTGCCGAGACAGAACCTGCCGGTATGGGTGGGGGAGCTGTACCTCGAGCTGCACCGGGGCACGCTGTCCAGCCAGGGCCGTATAAAAGCGCTTCACCGCCGCGCCGAGCATCGCCTGCTCGAGGCCGAGGCGGCGCTGGCACTGGCCGCCTGGGAGGGTGCCGTTGTGCAAGACGCGGACCTCGAGGCGGCCTGGAAGACCCTGCTGCTCAATCAGTTTCATGACATCTTGCCGGGCAGCAGCATCCGGGAGGTCTACCAGCAGGCCGAGCCCGAACTGGAGGCGGTGGTGGACCGGGCGCGGCGGGTGCGTGACACGGCGATGACCGCCGGTGCCGGGCCGGGAGGCTGGACCGTGTTCAACCCCGCACTCGAGGCCAGAGAGCTGTGCGCGCTGCTGCCCGCCGCCGACAGTGCGCCGCTGCACGGCGGTGTCAGGCTGGCCGCTCAGGCGGTGGAGGGCGGGCTGTGGGTCAGCGCTCCGGATCTGCGGGTGCCGCCGCTGGGAAGCCTGACCCTGCAAGCGGACCCGGCGGGAGAACGCCTCCGCGCGGACCGGCCGCAGCCCCTCGAGGCCCCCTCCGGAGCGGTGCTCGAGAACGACCGGTTGCGGGTGGAGGTGGCTTGCGACGGTACGCTGAGGCGCATCTTCGACCGCGAGGCGCAGCGCGAGGTGCTCGCTGGCCCCGGAAACCGCCTGGTGGTGTTCCGTGACCACCCGCGCAACTGGGAGGCCTGGGACGTGAACCCGGACGCACAGTTGCCCGAGGGCGGTGAAACGCTGGTGGCTTGCCGCCTCGAGGTGCTCGAGCGCGGCCCGCTGCGGCAGGCGGTGCGTGTCAGCTATCGCTGGCGCGACTCGCACGTCACCCAGACCTACCGCCTGGGGGCGCGCTCGCGCCGCCTCGAGGTGGACACCCGGTTGGACTGGCACGAGCGCCGTTGCCTGCTGCGGGCATTTTTTCCGCTGAACGTACGGTCGCCGCGCGCCGCCTTCGAGACCGCCTTCGGCGTGCACGAGCGCCCCACCCACCGCAATGCGGAGGCGGACGCGGCCCGTTTCGAGGTCAGTGCTCACCGCTTCTGTGACCTGTCCGAGTCCGGTTACGGCGTCAGCCTGCTGAACGACGGGCGGTACGGGCACAGCGCCCTGGGTTCGACCCTGGGCCTTACCCTGCTGCGCTCTCCGGTCTACCCGGACCCGAGTGCCGACGAGGGCGAGCACCGTTTCTGCTACGCGCTGTACCCGCACGGCGGCGACTGGGCAGCGGCGCGCAGCGACCGCGAGGCCTTCGATCTCAACAGCCCGCTGGTCGTAGCACCCGGTCAGCGCGAGTGGCGGGCTCCGCTGTGCCTGCGTGGCCTGCCGCTGGCTCTGGCGGCGCTCAAGCCCGCCGAGGACGGCAACGGCCTGATCCTGCGCGCCTACGAAGCGTACGGAGCGCGCGGCCAGGTCACCCTCGAGGTCGCGCCGGGGGTTCAGCTCACCCGGGTGAACCTGCTCGAGGACCCGCACCCGTGGCACCCCGCTCCGGGCCAGACCGCGCAGGGGCGTTTCGACCTCGAGGTGGGACCCTTCGAGGTGCTGACGCTGCGGCTCGAGCCCTCGCCGGACTGA
- a CDS encoding ABC transporter substrate-binding protein produces MKRVVLTGLLMLAGAALAQKNPDTLTVLTSADWSGFDPAYCYDTACGDIIQNTTETLFFPDGANPGRFVPLLAAEIPTVANGGISRDGRTYTIKLRPNLKFSDGTPLTAEDVEYSFERMMVYSADTGAAGLINLPLLGSPELVRKGGKIGYAQIDRAVEARDRNTVVFTLPKAFTPFISVLAFSTFSVVSKNAAIKGGDWSGTARDWERFNNLDNTEAKFRRTGLLGSGPFVIERYDEGKTVVLRRNTNYWRAPAKLARVIIQNVPDDTTRIQMLRTGDADMVHRNSIPEAQLPNVQSIPGIKVTNSPSLAMTVFNMNVKINGTGSNVLGSGRLDGRGIPANFFSDKNLRKAFAYAFDYNTYIREVLRGNAIQPSGVMIRGMPGYNASDPKYKYDPALAERYFKAAWGGRVWQNGFVLPVYWNTGNTRRQRALELLKRNVEALNPKFRIDVREVPFSQYSTLQADHRMSMNVAGWQLDYADPYNMAEAWLIPDGYYGRSTQYNNPRIAALVEQGVGESDTNKRLSLYRQAHRLAFDDVAMIPIYQLNDIYIQRDYVKGRIINPIFSQDYYYPISK; encoded by the coding sequence ATGAAGCGAGTCGTTTTAACCGGCCTGCTGATGCTTGCTGGCGCTGCTTTGGCACAGAAGAATCCCGACACCCTCACCGTGCTGACCTCGGCGGACTGGTCGGGATTCGACCCTGCCTACTGTTACGACACGGCCTGCGGGGACATCATCCAGAACACCACTGAAACACTGTTTTTCCCCGACGGTGCCAACCCGGGCAGGTTCGTTCCGCTGCTGGCAGCCGAGATTCCCACGGTGGCCAACGGCGGCATCTCGCGTGATGGCCGGACCTACACCATCAAGCTGAGGCCCAACCTGAAGTTCTCCGACGGCACCCCCCTGACCGCCGAAGACGTGGAGTACAGCTTCGAGCGCATGATGGTGTACTCGGCCGACACCGGTGCGGCCGGCCTGATCAACCTGCCGCTGCTGGGTTCGCCCGAGCTGGTACGCAAGGGTGGCAAAATCGGGTATGCCCAGATCGACCGGGCGGTAGAAGCCCGGGACCGCAACACCGTGGTGTTCACCCTGCCCAAGGCGTTCACGCCGTTTATCAGCGTGCTGGCGTTCTCTACCTTCTCGGTGGTCTCCAAGAACGCGGCCATCAAAGGCGGTGACTGGAGCGGCACCGCGCGCGACTGGGAGCGGTTTAACAACCTCGACAACACCGAAGCCAAGTTCCGCCGTACCGGCCTGCTGGGCAGCGGTCCTTTCGTAATCGAGCGTTACGACGAGGGCAAGACCGTGGTGCTGAGGCGCAACACCAACTACTGGCGCGCTCCGGCCAAGCTGGCGCGCGTGATCATTCAGAACGTTCCGGATGACACCACCCGCATCCAGATGCTGCGTACCGGTGACGCTGACATGGTGCACCGCAACAGCATCCCCGAGGCGCAACTGCCCAACGTGCAGTCGATTCCGGGCATCAAGGTCACCAACTCGCCCAGCCTTGCCATGACCGTGTTCAACATGAACGTCAAGATCAACGGAACCGGGTCGAACGTGCTGGGCAGCGGGCGGCTGGACGGCCGGGGCATCCCCGCCAACTTCTTCAGCGACAAGAACCTGCGCAAGGCTTTTGCATATGCCTTCGACTACAACACCTACATCCGCGAGGTGCTGCGCGGTAATGCCATCCAGCCCAGCGGTGTGATGATCCGCGGCATGCCGGGATACAACGCCTCGGATCCCAAGTACAAGTATGATCCTGCTCTGGCGGAACGGTACTTCAAGGCGGCCTGGGGCGGCCGGGTGTGGCAGAACGGCTTTGTGCTTCCGGTGTACTGGAACACCGGTAATACCCGCCGTCAGCGCGCGCTGGAACTGCTGAAGCGCAACGTTGAAGCCTTAAACCCCAAGTTCCGGATCGACGTGCGCGAGGTACCGTTCAGCCAGTACTCCACCTTGCAGGCCGACCACCGCATGTCGATGAACGTCGCGGGCTGGCAGCTTGACTACGCCGACCCGTACAACATGGCCGAGGCCTGGCTGATTCCCGACGGGTACTACGGCCGCTCGACCCAGTACAACAACCCCAGGATCGCCGCGTTGGTCGAGCAGGGAGTCGGAGAGTCCGATACCAACAAGCGCCTGTCGCTCTACCGTCAGGCCCACCGGCTGGCGTTCGACGACGTGGCGATGATCCCGATCTACCAGCTCAACGACATCTACATCCAGCGCGATTACGTGAAGGGGCGCATCATCAACCCGATCTTCTCTCAGGATTACTACTACCCCATCAGCAAGTAA
- a CDS encoding RrF2 family transcriptional regulator encodes MKLSDGVEWSLHCVALLASLPAGATLSNAALAEYHGVSESYLVKHLKQLAKAGILESVPGPRGGFRLARPASSITLLEVTEAVEGPGPFFRCAEIRGNLPCCSSTVFVRPCEINVAMLRAERAWREALRSVTVQGIVEQVAASASPERQAASRRWLEAHLRGV; translated from the coding sequence ATGAAGCTGAGTGACGGCGTGGAATGGAGCTTGCACTGCGTCGCCCTGCTGGCCTCGCTCCCGGCCGGAGCGACCCTGAGCAACGCCGCGCTGGCCGAGTACCACGGGGTCTCGGAGAGCTATCTGGTCAAGCACCTCAAGCAGCTGGCCAAAGCGGGGATCCTCGAGTCGGTTCCGGGGCCCAGGGGTGGCTTCCGGCTGGCACGCCCCGCCTCGAGCATCACGCTGCTCGAGGTGACCGAGGCGGTCGAGGGCCCGGGGCCGTTCTTTCGCTGCGCCGAGATTCGGGGCAACCTGCCGTGCTGCTCCTCTACCGTGTTTGTGCGTCCCTGCGAGATCAACGTGGCGATGCTGCGGGCCGAACGGGCGTGGCGCGAGGCGTTGCGGTCGGTGACCGTGCAGGGCATCGTCGAGCAGGTGGCCGCCTCGGCCTCACCCGAGCGGCAGGCGGCCTCGAGGCGCTGGCTCGAGGCGCACCTGCGCGGAGTGTGA
- a CDS encoding PIG-L family deacetylase, whose protein sequence is MRRHRRWFVGAGIVLALLVALLINAPGLTGRLLYAPELARAERLPEAPGFARGDRVLVVSPHPDDETLCCSGHIARALEAGASVHVVWVTNGDGFEFDAIYLDRRLHPGHPLLEDLGRRRMQEARNAARILGVPQNNLTFLGYPDGGLLHLFTANYATPYTSKYTGANRVPYAGTLRPGSAYTGENLARDLEAVVSRVRPTVVLAPVPEDAHPDHQTVSYLITRLMAARGELSRVRYWIVHGGLEWPLPKGWHTSLPLILPERAHNLPWRRLELSERELDLKIRTIRSYRSQIDVLGRFMEAFARRTELITLEPLPGTALPPAH, encoded by the coding sequence GTGCGGCGACACAGGCGGTGGTTCGTGGGGGCAGGCATTGTCCTGGCCCTGCTGGTGGCCCTGCTGATCAACGCGCCCGGCCTGACCGGGAGGCTGCTGTACGCCCCCGAACTCGCGCGGGCCGAGCGGTTGCCCGAAGCGCCCGGATTCGCGCGCGGCGACCGGGTGCTGGTCGTCTCGCCGCATCCCGACGACGAAACGCTGTGCTGCTCGGGCCACATTGCGCGGGCCCTCGAGGCCGGAGCGTCCGTTCACGTGGTGTGGGTCACCAACGGCGACGGCTTCGAATTCGATGCGATCTACCTGGACCGACGCTTGCACCCCGGGCACCCGCTGCTCGAGGATCTGGGCCGCCGCCGCATGCAAGAAGCCCGTAACGCGGCGCGCATCCTGGGTGTTCCCCAGAACAACCTGACCTTCCTGGGCTACCCGGACGGCGGTCTGCTGCACCTGTTCACCGCCAACTACGCCACTCCCTACACCTCGAAGTACACCGGCGCCAACCGGGTGCCCTACGCGGGCACCCTGCGCCCCGGGAGCGCATATACCGGAGAGAACCTCGCCCGGGACCTCGAGGCGGTGGTGTCGCGGGTCCGTCCGACGGTGGTGCTCGCTCCGGTGCCCGAGGACGCACATCCGGACCACCAGACCGTGAGCTACCTGATCACCCGGCTGATGGCCGCACGCGGCGAGCTCTCGCGGGTGCGCTACTGGATCGTGCACGGCGGCCTGGAATGGCCGCTGCCCAAAGGCTGGCACACCAGCTTGCCGCTCATCTTGCCGGAGCGCGCCCACAACCTGCCGTGGCGCCGACTGGAGCTGAGCGAGCGCGAACTGGACCTCAAAATCCGGACCATTCGCAGCTACCGCTCGCAGATCGACGTGCTGGGCCGCTTTATGGAAGCTTTTGCGCGCCGCACCGAGCTGATCACCCTCGAGCCGCTGCCCGGCACCGCCCTGCCTCCGGCTCACTGA
- a CDS encoding ribokinase, which yields MILVAGSANIDFVVRVPHIVTPGETLLGSDYALFAGGKGANQAVAAARCGAPTAFLGAVGADPFAAQLRASLEQAGVDLSRLRTVPRPTGAAFISVSDAGENAITVAPGANAAVTAEGVDLEGVSWLLLQLEIPLETVVALAAQARRRGVRVMLNAAPARDLPEHLLSDLEVLLVNAGELRQLAGGDDAPLEDLAARLQARGPRALVVTLGGEGVYARVDQQNLYIGAFAVGVLDTTGAGDTFAGALASRLAAGEDWAPALRFAAAAAALACTRAGAQASMPTLEETQAFLRARAD from the coding sequence ATGATTCTCGTCGCCGGCTCGGCCAACATCGATTTCGTCGTTCGCGTTCCGCACATCGTCACGCCCGGTGAGACCCTGCTGGGCAGCGACTACGCCCTGTTCGCCGGAGGCAAGGGTGCCAACCAGGCGGTTGCCGCCGCCCGCTGCGGTGCGCCCACCGCCTTTCTGGGCGCGGTAGGCGCAGATCCCTTCGCCGCTCAGCTGCGCGCCTCGCTCGAACAGGCCGGGGTGGACCTCTCGCGCCTGCGCACGGTCCCGCGCCCTACCGGAGCCGCGTTTATCAGCGTTTCGGACGCCGGAGAGAACGCCATCACCGTTGCACCCGGAGCCAACGCCGCAGTCACCGCCGAAGGAGTCGACCTCGAGGGGGTGAGCTGGCTGCTGCTGCAACTCGAGATTCCTCTGGAGACCGTGGTCGCCCTGGCCGCGCAGGCCCGCCGCCGGGGCGTGCGGGTGATGCTCAACGCTGCCCCGGCGCGGGACCTGCCCGAGCACCTGCTGTCCGACCTCGAGGTTTTGCTGGTCAACGCGGGCGAGCTGCGCCAGCTTGCCGGGGGAGACGACGCTCCCCTCGAGGACCTGGCCGCGCGCCTGCAGGCGCGCGGGCCGCGCGCGCTGGTGGTGACCCTGGGCGGCGAGGGGGTGTATGCCCGCGTGGACCAGCAGAACCTGTACATCGGGGCTTTTGCGGTAGGCGTGCTCGATACCACCGGGGCGGGAGACACCTTCGCCGGGGCGCTGGCCTCGAGGCTGGCCGCCGGAGAGGACTGGGCACCGGCGCTGCGCTTTGCCGCCGCCGCCGCCGCCCTGGCCTGTACCCGTGCGGGCGCGCAGGCCAGCATGCCCACCCTCGAGGAAACGCAGGCCTTCTTGCGCGCCCGCGCGGACTGA